A region of Carassius auratus strain Wakin chromosome 41, ASM336829v1, whole genome shotgun sequence DNA encodes the following proteins:
- the LOC113059319 gene encoding polycomb protein SCMH1-like isoform X2: MKKPIPQKAIEWKDGKRIKHARSGRPSRVPSQYQGHFSWEKYLKETGAVAAPPHCFRQSTSPPVNEFKAGMKLEAQDPRNTTSTCIATVVALTGSRLRLRLDGSDNKNDFWRLVDSSEIQPIGNCEKNGGMLQPPLGFRLNASSWPMFLLKTLNGAEMAPARIFHKQEPPAPEQNSFQVGMKLEAVDRKNPHFICPATVGALRGVEVLITFDGWRGAFDYYCRYDSRDIFPVGWCALTGDNLQPPGTKVGLPKTIGALSAQPEGGIEGTGMPPTPGRPPPQKKRKPGRKKNKVSGPWGQKGTLGSQTIHPGKELESINIPKKRGPKPGSKLSWAKRTAWLEGTIGGPGRPISKPRGKLPASWSQKVQQNPTDPIKIPKKRGPKPGSKRKPRLGPNPMPTSPSSSTPEPDTSSVPLDNATIPSAALQAPTVCVYLNKYGKVGPHLDARRVQSLPDHFGPGRASSVLQQCVQACVDCAHNQGSVFSCLKPGHGGELISAYFEQQHHTLTLPAVNSVTYVLRFLEKLCHNLHCDPLFGSQPVPVGGVHYDSRMYTERRNFTESLSSGPVRGAKRFLQHDAYNSNSAPHKIAKNHRLSSEDPFLMENGVGSSEVLEKSHLSPGHGLAMRSLSQSSNSSGKLHRLGSTGSERFLNSRESPRPSGQDPNLWTVEDVMQFIRDIDPQLGPHADLFRKHEIDGKALLLLRSDVMMKYMGLKLGPALKLTFHIDRLKQGR; encoded by the exons gaCATTTTAGTTGGGAGAAGTATCTAAAAGAGACAGGAGCAGTTGCTGCTCCTCCTCACTGCTTCAGACAG AGCACGTCTCCTCCAGTGAATGAGTTTAAGGCTGGCATGAAACTGGAAGCTCAAGATCCTAGAAACACTACATCCACCTGCATCGCTACTGTCGTGGCCCTGACGGGCTCCCGCCTCCGCCTGCGACTGGATGGTAGCGACAACAAGAATGATTTCTGGCGCCTGGTGGACTCCTCAGAAATCCAGCCTATTGGTAATTGCGAGAAGAACGGAGGCATGCTGCAGCCACCACTAG GCTTTCGTCTGAACGCATCATCATGGCCCATGTTCTTATTAAAAACACTCAACGGAGCAGAAATGGCCCCAGCCCGAATCTTTCACAAG CAAGAACCACCAGCCCCAGAACAAAACAGTTTTCAAGTGGGGATGAAGCTGGAGGCAGTGGACAGGAAGAATCCTCACTTCATCTGTCCTGCCACAGTGGGCGCACTTCGGGGTGTGGAGGTTCTGATCACCTTCGATGGCTGGCGGGGCGCTTTTGATTACTACTGCCGCTACGATTCCAGAGACATCTTCCCTGTCGGCTGGTGCGCACTTACTGGAGACAACCTGCAGCCCCCAGGCACTAAAG ttgggtTACCAAAGACAATAGGTGCACTTAGTGCCCAACCAGAGGGTGGCATAGAGGGGACAGGCATGCCACCTACGCCAGGCAGACCCCCACCCCAGAAGAAACGTAAGCCTGGCCGCAAAAAAAACAAAGTATCCGGGCCCTGGGGTCAGAAAGGAACACTTGGTTCCCAGACAATCCACCCTGGAAAGGAACTGGAATCTATTAACATCCCGAAGAAACGAGGCCCCAAACCAGGAAGCAAG CTAAGCTGGGCCAAGAGGACAGCTTGGCTTGAAGGAACAATTGGAGGTCCTGGTAGACCTATCAGCAAACCCAGAGGCAAACTGCCAGCCAGTTGGTCCCAGAAAGTACAGCAGAACCCAACAGATCCCATCAAGATCCCAAAAAAGAGAGGCCCTAAACCTGGAAGCAAG aGAAAACCCCGATTGGGACCTAACCCTATGCCCACCTCGCCAAGCAGCAGCACTCCAGAGCCAGACACCAGCTCAGTTCCGCTGGACAATGCCACCATTCCCAGTGCTGCCCTTCAGGCCCCTACAG TATGTGTGTATCTGAATAAGTATGGGAAAGTGGGTCCCCATCTGGATGCACGCCGTGTCCAGTCACTGCCAGATCACTTTGGGCCGGGCCGAGCTTCCTCTGTGCTGCAGCAGTGTGTTCAGGCCTGTGTTGACTGCGCACATAACCAGGGCTCGGTCTTTTCCTGCCTCAAACCAGGCCATGGAGGAGAGCTCATATCTG CCTACTTTGAGCAGCAGCACCACACTCTAACACTGCCGGCAGTGAACAGTGTGACGTACGTGCTGCGCTTCCTCGAGAAACTCTGTCACAACCTGCACTGTGACCCATTGTTCGGCAGCCAGCCCGTCCCTGTGGGAGGAGTTCATTATGACAGTCGGATGTACACAG AGAGGAGAAACTTTACTGAAAGTCTGAGTTCTGGACCTGTTCGGGGCGCTAAGAGATTCCTCCAACATGATGCTTACAACAGCAATTCTGCACCGCACAAAATAGCTAAAAACCACCGTCTCTCCTCAGAAG ATCCCTTCCTGATGGAGAATGGGGTTGGCAGCTCGGAGGTGTTGGAAAAAAGCCACCTGTCTCCTGGACATGGCTTAGCAATGCGTTCCCTTTCTCAAAGTAGCAACTCATCGGGGAAATTACATCGTCTGGGCTCAACAG GTTCAGAGCGTTTTCTGAACTCGAGAGAGAGCCCGCGACCCAGTGGACAAGACCCCAACCTGTGGACAGTGGAGGACGTTATGCAGTTCATCAGAGACATTGACCCACAACTCGGACCCCATGCAGACCTCTTCCGCAAACAT GAAATTGACGGCAAAGCTCTTCTCCTGCTCCGCAGTGATGTCATGATGAAATATATGGGGCTGAAGTTGGGTCCTGCCCTTAAACTCACCTTTCACATAGACCGACTGAAACAGGGCCGTTGA
- the LOC113059319 gene encoding polycomb protein SCMH1-like isoform X1, protein MKKPIPQKVAIEWKDGKRIKHARSGRPSRVPSQYQGHFSWEKYLKETGAVAAPPHCFRQSTSPPVNEFKAGMKLEAQDPRNTTSTCIATVVALTGSRLRLRLDGSDNKNDFWRLVDSSEIQPIGNCEKNGGMLQPPLGFRLNASSWPMFLLKTLNGAEMAPARIFHKQEPPAPEQNSFQVGMKLEAVDRKNPHFICPATVGALRGVEVLITFDGWRGAFDYYCRYDSRDIFPVGWCALTGDNLQPPGTKVGLPKTIGALSAQPEGGIEGTGMPPTPGRPPPQKKRKPGRKKNKVSGPWGQKGTLGSQTIHPGKELESINIPKKRGPKPGSKLSWAKRTAWLEGTIGGPGRPISKPRGKLPASWSQKVQQNPTDPIKIPKKRGPKPGSKRKPRLGPNPMPTSPSSSTPEPDTSSVPLDNATIPSAALQAPTVCVYLNKYGKVGPHLDARRVQSLPDHFGPGRASSVLQQCVQACVDCAHNQGSVFSCLKPGHGGELISAYFEQQHHTLTLPAVNSVTYVLRFLEKLCHNLHCDPLFGSQPVPVGGVHYDSRMYTERRNFTESLSSGPVRGAKRFLQHDAYNSNSAPHKIAKNHRLSSEDPFLMENGVGSSEVLEKSHLSPGHGLAMRSLSQSSNSSGKLHRLGSTGSERFLNSRESPRPSGQDPNLWTVEDVMQFIRDIDPQLGPHADLFRKHEIDGKALLLLRSDVMMKYMGLKLGPALKLTFHIDRLKQGR, encoded by the exons gaCATTTTAGTTGGGAGAAGTATCTAAAAGAGACAGGAGCAGTTGCTGCTCCTCCTCACTGCTTCAGACAG AGCACGTCTCCTCCAGTGAATGAGTTTAAGGCTGGCATGAAACTGGAAGCTCAAGATCCTAGAAACACTACATCCACCTGCATCGCTACTGTCGTGGCCCTGACGGGCTCCCGCCTCCGCCTGCGACTGGATGGTAGCGACAACAAGAATGATTTCTGGCGCCTGGTGGACTCCTCAGAAATCCAGCCTATTGGTAATTGCGAGAAGAACGGAGGCATGCTGCAGCCACCACTAG GCTTTCGTCTGAACGCATCATCATGGCCCATGTTCTTATTAAAAACACTCAACGGAGCAGAAATGGCCCCAGCCCGAATCTTTCACAAG CAAGAACCACCAGCCCCAGAACAAAACAGTTTTCAAGTGGGGATGAAGCTGGAGGCAGTGGACAGGAAGAATCCTCACTTCATCTGTCCTGCCACAGTGGGCGCACTTCGGGGTGTGGAGGTTCTGATCACCTTCGATGGCTGGCGGGGCGCTTTTGATTACTACTGCCGCTACGATTCCAGAGACATCTTCCCTGTCGGCTGGTGCGCACTTACTGGAGACAACCTGCAGCCCCCAGGCACTAAAG ttgggtTACCAAAGACAATAGGTGCACTTAGTGCCCAACCAGAGGGTGGCATAGAGGGGACAGGCATGCCACCTACGCCAGGCAGACCCCCACCCCAGAAGAAACGTAAGCCTGGCCGCAAAAAAAACAAAGTATCCGGGCCCTGGGGTCAGAAAGGAACACTTGGTTCCCAGACAATCCACCCTGGAAAGGAACTGGAATCTATTAACATCCCGAAGAAACGAGGCCCCAAACCAGGAAGCAAG CTAAGCTGGGCCAAGAGGACAGCTTGGCTTGAAGGAACAATTGGAGGTCCTGGTAGACCTATCAGCAAACCCAGAGGCAAACTGCCAGCCAGTTGGTCCCAGAAAGTACAGCAGAACCCAACAGATCCCATCAAGATCCCAAAAAAGAGAGGCCCTAAACCTGGAAGCAAG aGAAAACCCCGATTGGGACCTAACCCTATGCCCACCTCGCCAAGCAGCAGCACTCCAGAGCCAGACACCAGCTCAGTTCCGCTGGACAATGCCACCATTCCCAGTGCTGCCCTTCAGGCCCCTACAG TATGTGTGTATCTGAATAAGTATGGGAAAGTGGGTCCCCATCTGGATGCACGCCGTGTCCAGTCACTGCCAGATCACTTTGGGCCGGGCCGAGCTTCCTCTGTGCTGCAGCAGTGTGTTCAGGCCTGTGTTGACTGCGCACATAACCAGGGCTCGGTCTTTTCCTGCCTCAAACCAGGCCATGGAGGAGAGCTCATATCTG CCTACTTTGAGCAGCAGCACCACACTCTAACACTGCCGGCAGTGAACAGTGTGACGTACGTGCTGCGCTTCCTCGAGAAACTCTGTCACAACCTGCACTGTGACCCATTGTTCGGCAGCCAGCCCGTCCCTGTGGGAGGAGTTCATTATGACAGTCGGATGTACACAG AGAGGAGAAACTTTACTGAAAGTCTGAGTTCTGGACCTGTTCGGGGCGCTAAGAGATTCCTCCAACATGATGCTTACAACAGCAATTCTGCACCGCACAAAATAGCTAAAAACCACCGTCTCTCCTCAGAAG ATCCCTTCCTGATGGAGAATGGGGTTGGCAGCTCGGAGGTGTTGGAAAAAAGCCACCTGTCTCCTGGACATGGCTTAGCAATGCGTTCCCTTTCTCAAAGTAGCAACTCATCGGGGAAATTACATCGTCTGGGCTCAACAG GTTCAGAGCGTTTTCTGAACTCGAGAGAGAGCCCGCGACCCAGTGGACAAGACCCCAACCTGTGGACAGTGGAGGACGTTATGCAGTTCATCAGAGACATTGACCCACAACTCGGACCCCATGCAGACCTCTTCCGCAAACAT GAAATTGACGGCAAAGCTCTTCTCCTGCTCCGCAGTGATGTCATGATGAAATATATGGGGCTGAAGTTGGGTCCTGCCCTTAAACTCACCTTTCACATAGACCGACTGAAACAGGGCCGTTGA